The sequence below is a genomic window from Terriglobales bacterium.
GCCAGTTCCGGCGAGAGCCGCACGCGAAGGTGGATCGGCGGGGGCGCGGTCTGCGCGCAACACACTGCCGCCAGAGCAACCGCGGCAAGAAATGACCCGGCGGTTTTCCGCAGGTCCCGCGGCGAGCAAGAGAACAGGCGTAAGTTCATTCGTAACCCCAATCGTCAAATTTGAAGTTCTTACTCTACCAAAGCGCCACATTCCGGCTTTGCGGCGGGCCGGTGTTGTGTTACACCTCCATGTCCCAAAACCCAGGCCAGGAGCCGCTTCCGTGCGAACCCGCGTGTTGTTGTGTTTCGTCGTTCTCGCCAGTCTCACCGTGGCTGCACAGTCCAAACGCAAGATTATCATCGACCAGGACGCGCGCGGCCCCGCCACCACCGACCAGAACGCCATCCTGCTGCTGCTGCAGTCGCCGCAGGTCGATCCGCTCGGCATCACGATTGTGAGCGGCGATCAATGGCGCGACGAAGAAGTGGCGCACACGCTCCGCATGCTGGAGCTGACCGAGCATCGCGGCGTGAAGGTATATCCCGGTGCGGTGTTTCCTCTCATCAACAGCAGGGAAGAGATTGCGCGCTGGTCCAGGCTTTACGGGCGAGTGGGATACCAGGGCGCGTGGAACGAGCGCGGCACCACGCAGCGGGTGCGCACCCCGTATCACGAGCCGTTTGTCGTGCCCGATCTGCCCGAGGGCAATCCGGCGCTGAAACCGGAGACGGAAGACGCGGCGCACTTCATCATTCGCATGCTGCGCCAGTATCCCGGCGAGGTGACAATCTACGCCGGCGGGCCGCTCACCAACCTGGCGCAGGTGGTGAGCCTCGATCCGAAGGCGCCCGAACTGGCGCAGGAGCTGGTGATCATGGGCGGCAGCGTAGGGCCGGAGAATGCCGACATCGCGCGCAAGACGGCGAATCGCCGCGAGTTCAACTTCTGGTGGGATCCGGAAGCGGTGCACATGGTTTTGCGCGCGCCCTGGAAGAAGATCACGGTCACGACGGTGGACATCTCGGTGAAGACCCGGATGACGCCGGCCATGATCGCCGAGATCGGCAAGTCAGGCACGCCGGCGGGCAAATACATCGGCCAGTACGCCGGCGAAGAGTTGCTGTGGGATGAACTCGCGGCGGCGGCGTGGCTCGACCCTAGCATCATCACCAAGCAGGCGCAGCTCTACATGGACATGGACATCTCCCACACCGCCGGCTACGGCAACACGCTCGTCTGGAACCCGAACGACGCACCCGGGCTCGGCGAGCGGCTGGTGTACGTGCACACCGACCTGGACCTGGAGAAGTTCAACCGGATGGTGGTGGATTTGTTGTCGCGGGGGCCGGGGAAGTAGGCGGAGTTGGACGCTGTTTCGCCGCCGATGATGACCCATTTCGTAGAGACGCGGCTTGCTGTGTCTCGCTGTTGTTTACGCGCGCGGAGACGTTGCACGCAACGTCTCTCCGGGAGGTTAAGCGCTCGCTTCGTTACCCGCTGACCGCCGCGGCAGGCCGGATCGTTTCCTTGCGGACCGTGAGCTTCTCGATGAGGTCGGTGCGGATCGCGTATCCGGCGCCGGCTTCGTTGCTGACGGCGATGAAGCCCTCGGGCGAAACGGTGACCGGCGGCTCGATGATGTCGTCTTTCCAGTAGCGCTTCGAGGCGGAAACGTCGCCGGGCAGCGTGAAGTTCGGCAGCGTGGAAAGGGCCACGTTGTGCGCGCGTCCAATGCCCGACTCCAGCATGCCGCCGCACCACACGGGGACCTGGGCTTTCTGCGCCACGTCGTGGACCGCAATGGCCTCGCTGAATCCGCCCACGCGTCCCACCTTGATGTTGACGATGCGGCAAGCGCCGGCCTCGATGGCGGCTTCGGCGTCGCGCGCGTTGCGAATCGCTTCGTCGAGGCAGATGGCGGTCTGCAGTTGCTTCTGCAGCCGCGAGTGGAAGTAGAAGTCGTCGTTCCACAGCGGCTGCTCGATCATCAGCAGCTTGAACTGGTCGAACTTTTTCAGGTGGTCGGCGTCGGCGAGCGTGTAGGCCGAGTTGGCGTCACAGCTCAGCAGGACCTTCGGCCAGCGCGCGCGCACTTTCTCCAGAATGTTGACGTCCCAGCCCGGTTTTACCTTCAGCTTGATGCGGCGATACCCGGCGGCGAGTTCACCGGCGACCTTGTCGAGCAAGTGCTCGACCGTGTCCTGGATACCAATTGAAACGCCGCACGCGATGGCGCTCTGCGTGCCGCCCAGCAGCTTCCACAGCGGCATCTTCCTGATGCGCGCCTCGGCGTCCCAGAGCGCATTCTCCAGCGCGGCCTTCGCCATGCGGTTGGCGCGGACGCGCGCGAAAACAGCAGGCGCGTCGGCGCCGCGCGCGATTTCTTTCCCGGCGAGCGCGGGCGCAAGATATTTGCTGATGACGTACCACGCCGTGTCGATCGACTCCTCGTTGTAGAACGGGTGTTCACCCGCAACGCACTCGCCCCAGGCGTCGAGCCCCTGACAATGCAGCGTGACCAGCGCAATGCGCCGCTCGGTAGTGCGGCTGAAGCTGGTCTCGAAGAAGTGGACCAGCGGCATGCGGATTTCGCGGAGCGTGATGGCTTCAATCTTCATGCTTCACTCGCATACGACCACGGCTCGTCCCATTTGCCCAGAAGAAATTTCCCGTTTCCCGCCTCGTCGCGCTCGTAGGCCAGCACGCTCAGGCCCCGGGCGAAGGCCTGCTGAAACAGCTCGCGGTTGCGCGTTTGGACCTCCGCCGCTTTGGCGCGCGTTTCGGGAGCGGCCTTCCAGGCGTAGATTTCGGCCGGCACGCTGATCGTCAGTTCGGGCGTGACATTGGGGGCGACGCCCCGATCGAGCACGTCCGAGACGCGGCGTGACTTGAGCCACCACTCGGCCACGAGACGGTCAGTCGGCAGCCCGCCCTGCAGCGCCGACGACGACACGCCGTACTGGTTCATGTTGTAGCGCCGCGCAATCGCGCCCAGGCGCGTTATGTTCAGGTGCGAGTTCTTGATCTCCAGCGGATCGAAGGTCCATTCGATGAGTTCGAAGCCGCGCGGCACGGCGTCATCGCGCTGCGCCAGCTTCATGCGGCGTCCCAGGCCGTGGTTGCGATAGCTTTCGCGCACGGCCAGCATGTGCGAGTGCAGGTAAGGATGCCCGGCGCGCGTACCCGGAATCGAAAGCGCGTAGCCGACCAGTTCCGGGCCGTCGAAGCTGCCGATGATCTGCCCGCCAATTTTTTCCGCGACCACGAACATGCGCAGCGGCACCAGGTCGGCGTCAGAAAAGTTCCACACCTCTTTTTGCAGGCGGACGCAGGCTTCCAGTTCCGCAAAGCCTCGGCAGGGCCGGATGACGACGCTGTCGCCCGTCACTTCGCGCCGTCCTGCGGCGCGTTGGCTTTCTCCAGGCGCTTCGACTGTTGCCATAGCAACTCCATTTCCTCCAGCGTGGCGTCTTCGAGCCTGCGGCCGGCGGCCCGCAGTTGCTGTTCCATCCATTGGAAGCGCTGCTTGAACTTGCGATTGGTCTTCTTCAGCGCCGATTCCGGGTCCAGCGAAAGATATCGCGCCACGTTCACCAGCACAAAGAAAAGATCACCGACTTCGTCTTCCAGGCGCGCGCGCAGGTCGTCGGCGATCGCGGCGCCGCTGGCGCCGGCCACGCCGCGCTGCGCCGGCCGCGGCCCGGGAGCAGGGAAGCGCTTCAGCTCCTCGCGCAGCTCGGCGGTTTCTTCCGCCAGCTTGTCGAACAGGCCTTCGATCTCGGGCCACTCGAAGCCGGCGTGCGCCGCTCGCGAGCTGAGCTTGTGCGCCTCCAGCAGCGCCGGCATGGCATGCGAAACGCCGGCGAGGACCGAATCCTTCTTGTCTTCGGACTTCGCCGCCTTCCCGCCGCCGCCTTCGAGCCGCTTCTTCTTTTCTTCCGCCTTCAGCGCCTCCCAGTTGCGGAGCACGTCGCCCGCGGTTTCCGCTTTAACGTCGCCGAAAACGTGCGGATGCCGATCAACCAGCTTGCCGCTGAGCCGGTCGAGCACGTCGTCAATCGAGAAGTAGCCCGCCTCGCGCGCCATCTCGGAGTAGAAGAGAACTTGCAGCAACAAATCGCCCAGTTCGCCGGTGAGTTCGGGCCAGTCGCGATTGTCAATCGCTTCCAGTACTTCGTAGGTTTCCTCGAGGGTGAACGGCTTGATCGAGTCGAAGGTCTGCTCGCGGTCCCAGGGACATCCGCCGGGCGCGCGCAGCCGGGCCATGATCTGGACAGCGCGCTCGAAGCGATCGCCGGTGGTCGGTTTGGAAGCATCCGACGGCATCCCACTAATGTAACGGACGCAGTCGCTGGTACCAACGCCCGCGGGGCACGGCGTCGCCCGCGGCGCTGGTGTAAAATTTCTGTTTCCGCGCCCGCGTCGCGACCAGACCGTCAGCCGCCCATCACTCGAACCAGGAAGGCGGAACACGCACGATGAATGCCGGCAAGCCCATCTCGGGATACGTGACCTTTGTCCTGCACGCGCACCTGCCCTACGTGGTGCATCACGGCACCTGGCCGCACGGGCAGGACTGGCTGCACGAGGCGGCGGCGGAAACCTATGTGCCGCTGCTGCGCGTGTTCGCGGAGCTGGAAGGGCGCCGCACTCCCCTCAAGTGCAACTTGAACCTTTCGCCGGTCCTGCTGGAGCAGATGGCGCTTCCGGACTTCAAGGCTGGGTTCGAAAGCTACCTGCGCCAGAAAATCGAGGCGGCCCGCAAAGACCGCAGGCACTTCGAAGCCAAGGGCCAGGGACACTTCACAAGGCTGGCGCAGTTCTGGGCCGATTTCTACGAAGGCGTTGCGCGCGACTTCGCCGCGCTGGGCGGCGACCTGATCGCCGGCTTTAAGCGCTACTACGACTCCGGCTCGATCGAGATCATCACCTGCGGCGCCACCCACGGCTATTTCGCGCTGCTCGGCGCCGACGCCTCCATCCGCGCGCAGGTGCGCGTCGGCGTGGAGACCCACCAGCGCTTCTTCGGCCGCAGGCCGCGCGGCATTTGGCTGCCCGAGTGCGCCTACCGGCCCGCGGGACCATGGCGGTATCCGGTGCCGGTGGATGGATTGCGCGGCCCGTTCCAGCGTTCGGGCGTGGAGCAGGTCCTGGCCGAGTACGGCATCGAGTTCTTCTTCGTCGACACGCACCTGGTCGAGAAGAACGTGCGCTTCACGCCGTACGAGGTCCTCGCCGGCGACGTGCCCGTGGCTGTCGAGGAACAGGCGCGCGACGGCGGCCCGTCGGTCTATCTCCCGTACTACGCCGATACGCCCACGCGCGACCGCGCGCGCGTCGCGTTTTTCACCCGCGACGCCCGCACCGGCATTCAGGTGTGGAGCGGCATGCACGGATATCCCGGCGATCCGGTGTATCTGGAATTTCACAAGAAGCACTGGCCGGGCGGCCATCGCTACTGGCAGGTCACGCAGTCGCAGCTCGACCTGGGCGCCAAGACGCCGTACTTTCCCGAGATCGCGCAGCAGCAGACGCAGGTGCACGGCCGCCACTTCGTGGAAACCACGCGCAACGTGCTGGAATACGACGCGCCGCACAGCGAGGGCGTTCCGCCTGTTCTCTGCGCTCCATTCGACGCCGAACTGTTCGGCCACTGGTGGTTCGAAGGCCCGTCGTGGCTGAAGCATGTCGCCATCGAAGCGCACCGGCCGGATTCGGGCATCGAGCTGGTCACCGCGCCCGAGTACCTGGCGCGGCAGAAGCCGGCGGGATTTGTGCCGCTGCCTGAAGGTTCCTGGGGACGCAACGGGACGCACGAAGTCTGGCTGAATCGTGACACCGAGTGGACGTGGAAGCACATCTACCAGGCGGAGCTGGCGGTGCAGCAGTTGGTGCAGAGCGGCCGCTGGCGCGAGTCGGAGGAGGCGCGCCGGCTGGCCACGCAGATTGTCCGCGAGCTGCTGCTGCTGGAGTCGAGCGACTGGCAATTCCTCATCACCACCGAACACGCCCGCGACTACGCCGAGAAGCGCTTCAACGAACACCTCACCGGCTTCAACGAGCTGCTCGGGGGCTGGCGCCAGTTCGAGGCGGCCGGGAAGGTTCCCGAGCAGACGCGTCGCAGGCTGGAAGAGCTGGAGCGCGTGGATTCCGTCTTCCCCGAGATCACGCCTGAGGTCTTCGCCTAGCAAACTTGCTTCCGGCCGCGCGCGCGTAGAAGCTCACCCGAGTACCCGCGCATCTGAATAGAAGATGAACCGCGAATTTTCGCAGCGCCCGCCGCTGGCCGGCCAGTGGTTCGACGTGGCCGTGATCGGCGGCGGCGTCAACGGCGTGGCCATCGCGCGCGAGTGCGCGCGCGCCGGTGCCGCCGTGCTGCTGGCCGAACAGCACGACTTCGCTTCCGGTACCACCAGCCGCTCCACGCGCATCATCCACGGCGGGCTGCGCTACCTGGAGCACGGCGAAATCGGCCTGGTGCGCGAGTCGGTGGCCGAGCGCGAGCGTTTGCTGCGCCAGCGGCCGCACCTGGTGCGCTCGCTCAATTTTCTGCTCGCCATGCCGCCCGGCCGCGGGCGCCGCAGCGCGCTCGGCATCCGTGCTGGGTTGTGGCTTTATCGCAGATTCGGCGACGGCGCGCCGCACCGCGGTCCCGGCGACGGCGAAGCGCGCAGGCGCTTCGAGCAGGCCCTCGACTCGGGCCGGCGGCTGGCTCTGTTCTCCTACGACGACGCACAGTGCGAATTTCCCGAGCGGCTGGTCGCCGAATGGCTGCGCGAGGCGGTCGCGGCGGGCGCGGAGGTCCGCAATCACACGCGCGCGCTGCGTATCCAGACGTCCGGCGGGCGGGTGCAGGGCGTGCTGTTGCGCGACCAACTCAGCGGCGCCGAGTTCGCCATCGAGTGCCGGCTGGTGGTCAACGCCGGCGGTCCGTGGGCCGACCAGGTGGCTGCTGCCGCCGGCCTGCGCCAAGGCGCGCGGCTTGTCGGCGGGACGCGCGGCTCGCACATCGTGCTGGGCCGGCTTCCCGGCGTTTCGTCGTCGGCCATCTACGCGCCGGCCGCCGACGGCCGGCCCGTCTTCATGGTTCCGTGGAACGGCCAGGTGCTGGTGGGCACAACCGATATTCCCGATCAGGGCGACCCCGGGCGCACCCTGCCGACCACCGATGAGATCGCGTATCTGCTGGCCGCGGTGAACGCCATGTTTCCGGCCGCGCGGTTGGGCCTTGCAGACATCGCGTACGCGTTTGCCGGCGTGCGCCCGCTGCCTTATGCGCCGGGCGAGGCGCCGGCGGCAATTTCACGGCGCCACTTTCTCCACAATCACGGCGCCGACGGCGCGGCCGGCATGGTCAGCGTGATCGGCGGCAAGCTCACGACCGCCGCCAGCCTGGCGCGCCAGTGCGCGCGCAAGCTGGGATACGGCGTCGCCGAGCCGGCCGGCGCCGTCGCCATGGCCGACGACGGCCCAGACGCCGCATTGCTGGAGTGGCAGCGCCGCGTAGCTTCCTCGGCGGGCATCGGCAAGCGCACGGCGCACGCGCTGGTGGACTGGCACGGCGAGCACGCGCTCAAGCTGGCGCGCGCAGCGGCGCGCGACGCCCGTCTGCGTGCCCCGTTGTGCGAGCATACGGCGCACATCGCCGTCGAGGCGCTCAGTGCCGTTCAGGATGAATACGCCGCCACGCTGGCCGATGTCCTGCTGCGCCGCGTTCCCGTGGCGCTGCATGCGTCATGGTCGGCCGCGTGCACGCGGACGGCTGCAAATAGCGTGGGCGCCGCACTGGGATGGACCGAACGCCGCCGCGAGGAAGAGATCGAGCGCTTCCAGCAGGAGCGCGCCGCATTCCTGGTGAAGCCCGTCCCCGCGGCGCGCGCCCTAGCGCCAGAGACTGCCTAACAGTTCCGTGTCATCGGAGATGATCGCGTCCACGCCCATCTCGGCGAAGCGCAACATGTCGTCGCGCCGATTCACGGTCCACACAAAAACCTGGCGGCCGCGGGCGTGAAAACGATCGAGCATCGGCCGGTCCAGCAACCTGGCGTTCGGCGCCATTGTTTGGACCGCGGACCCCTCGGCCGCCGCCAGGTGGTCGCGCCGCTCGCTGATGAAACCGAGGGGAAGCTTCGCATCGAGCCGGCGCAGCTCGGTCAGCACGTCCGGCTGAAATGACGTGACCACGTAACCGCGCTCGGGCGGCGCCTCGCGCAGCGCGCGCAACACGCGTTCCTCGCAACCCGCGACCTTGATTTCGATGTCGAGGTACGCGCGCTTGCCATAGCGCGACAGCACGTCTTCCAGGCAGGGAACCATGCAGGCGGCCGCCTCGCATAGCCGGTTGTAGCCGCACTCGGCAATGACCGCGCCCTTCAGCTTGGGATCGTGGCAGAGGACCGCGCGGCCGTCGCGGGTGAAGCGCACATCGAACTCGAACCCGTCGCAGCCGTGCGCCAGCGCGAGGTCGAATGCTTGGAAGGTATTTTCCGGGGCCTGCTTGCGGGCGCCGCGATGTCCGAGCCGCAGCGGGCGAGTGGGCGCGGCGTTCACGCGAGGCTAGTCCAGGTCGAAGTCGCGGATGGGCCGCCCGGTATCGGGCGACTCTTTGGCTTTCTTCAGCGCCTCGCGGAACTTCTTGTCGAGCAGGTCGCCCTTTTGCTTTTCCGCCTCGACCGACTGCCGAAAGATGGAGTCGCGCCGGCTGTCGGCGTCGTGCATGGCGCGCGCCGCGGCGTCGAGGTCGGCAAACGTCTTGGGACGCACGGCCGGCGTGTGCGCGATGACGGCGCGCGTCTCCACATCAATTTTCAGCAAGGCGCCGCATTCCGGGCAGGTGACCTCGAACGTCTCGGCCTGGTGCTTCTTGGACATGAGGAGATGATAGCGCACTGGTGAACGCTCGTGACTATTCCAGCTCGGGGATGAGTATCTCGACGAACTCCCTGGCGCTCACGACCGCGGTCCCACGCCACGAGCGCGGGAAGTGGCGCTTGTTTCCCGTGATCAGAAATTGGGCTCTCGCCTCCTCAGCGCACTCAAGGAATTTATTGTCGTCGAGATCGCCAGCCGCGCTCACTCCTTTGCCCGGAGTGACGCGCCGCCCAGCGCGCACAATCAGTTCAAGCGACAGCTCGACAAGTGACCTGGTTAAACCGAACTTCGGTCTCAACAGGACGTTACGGTATTCGTGCAGAATCGAGTCGGAGTAGCAGGCAAGAATCGTTCCGGCGATGGACATATCCAGAACGAACCGCTCGAATCCGTCAAGGTTCAGGTGGGCGGAAACGACGACGTTGGTGTCAAGAACGACGGCCGGTCTTGGCACGGCTCAGCTTTTCTTCACGCCGGTACGCCCTAATCTCCTTATCGATCTGGCGCATGCTCATTCGTGACCTGCCGGATTTGACCGATGCGGCGCGCAGCGCCGCGAGCGGCTTGCTTTCGGGCGCCATCGTCTTAAGGAAGTCGCGCACGCTCATGATGACAACCTGAGGTTCGCCGCGGCGGTCCACCACAAAACGTTCCTGCCGCTGGCGGGCCCGGCGCATGATCTGCCCGAACTGGGTGCGAGCGGTAAGCGCCGAGATGATCTTGGGGGCGAGCGGTGTGTCTTTGGTCGCCATGACGTTGAACTAATTAATTAGTTCGAGGAGATTCTAGCACCACACGCACTACAAATACACCACCTGATGGTCCGGGCACTGCGGCCTGGCCACGTCCAGCAGCGCATCGAGCACGTCGGGGCCGTAACGCGCCACGAACGACACGCCTGCAACCACGCGCTCCTGCAAAGTCTTGTTCGGATAGAGCGCCGCGCTGAGCCGGTCGGCGTGGCGGACTACGTCCTCGTGCCGCCGCATGCCGGCGCGGGCGGCGCGCACGTGCAGGCGCTGGAGCTGGTAGCGCATCTTGGCGGCAGCGCGGGAGGCGGCCTCGCTCAAGGTGGGATCGAGTTGCAACAGTTCGGTGGAGTAGGCCGCGATGAGCGCGTCGAGCGCGCCGGCGGAGTTGCGGTAGGTCTCTTCCAGCTTCGACGGCAGGCTGCGGCCGGCGAGCAGTTCGCGCGTATGCTCCACGCCCTTGAACAGGTCGGCGACACGCGCCTGGTAGCGATCGAGCAGGCGTTTACATCGCGGCTCGACCAGCGTCGCGCTGAAGCGCGGCAGCGCCGGCGTCACCCCGCCGAGCAGCTTGTCTTCCAGCACCGCCACCTGCGCCCAATACGCGATCTCGGCCGGGCCGGCGATCACTGCGACTGAGGGCAGCAAAAAGTCCTGCATCGCCGGACGCAGCAGCGCGTTGGGGCTGAACTGCTCCGGCGCGGCCTCCACCTCAGCGGCAAATTCGGCCGCCGTCAGCCTTCGGTCGCCGACCACGAAGTGCGAGTTACTGCGCCGGATTGCCACGCGTCGCCCGCCCGCGAGCGAAAACAGCAGCGACGACGATGCCGCCACCTTCACCTGCGCGTGGTACCCGGAGGCTTCGAGTTCTTTGCCGCGGGCATCGAGCCCGGCGTGCAGTTCGTCGGCGCGGCGGGCGGCGTTGCCGAGCAGCGGCGCCGCAAGCTGGTGCAGTTCGCTGTCGAGCGGATCGAGCACGATGAGCCCGAAGCGGCCAAACAGGCACATGAGGAGCCGGGCGAAGGCTGAACCCAGCGTCTGGCCGGGTGCATACGCCTGCTCGAGAATGCTGGGACCGATCAGGTGCTCGACCTGGCGGAGCACCGAGTTGATCTCAGCGCCGAGGCGAATGCTTCCCACCGGGGCGTCCGGCGGCGCAGTGGACGCGATCTCGATGCGATGCGGCTCTCCGTGCTCGTCGGCGAGGAAGGCATGCGACACTTCGGCGAAGTCGTGGTCCTCGGTGGCCAGCCAGAAGATGGGCGCCGATTCGACACCCGCGGCGGTATATTCAGCCGCAACTTTTACGGCGCTCAGGGCTTTGTAGAAGGAGTACAGCGGCCCGCCCAGCACGCCCACCTGCTGTCCGGTAACCACGGCAAGAGCGCCGTTGCGCAACCGGCCGAGATTGGAAATGACTTCAGGAGGCGCGTTCCACGCCCGGTTTTGCCGCAGCAGCGCGTTGGCCACGGCTTGGCGCTGCGCCTCGGCATAGCGCGCGCGGACTTTGGCGGCTTGCTCAGGCAGCCAGTCACGGGTGAGCGGCGGGTGCGCGTAAAAGCGGCGAACACGATCCAGGTTGTACAGGTAGTCGAGGAACAGGCGCGAGCTGTGCGGTATGCCCGTAAACGGCAGACACTCGGAATACACTAGCGGCGCTCCCCTCGCCGCTCGCGGCGGCTCCACAGTTGGATTCGCGGTTGGGAGGTTGGTTTCATGATTTCCACCAAGGTCCTGCGCCGATTCACGGCGGCGCTGCTCGCCGCCTCGCTGCTCACGGCCAGCGGCGCTCAAGAGCAGAAAAACAGCCCCAAGCCAGACGAGCAACCCGCCGCGCGCTTCACCGCGCGCTCCGAACTGGTGCTGGTGCCGGCCGTGGTCACCGATCGCTCAGGCGCGCACATTCCCAACCTGACGAAAGACGATTTTATCGTGGAGCAAAACGGGGTTGAGCAGAAAATCGCCGCCTTCGAGGAGATCAAGGCGACGGCGGCCCCGGTCGTTCGTCCCAGGCTGCCGCAGGGCGTCTTCAGCAATCTTTCGCCGGTCAATTTTCAGCCGCGTCGCATCAACATCATCGTGCTCGACACGATCAACACCGAGTTCACCGACCAGGCCTGGGCCAGGCGTGAGCTGCTCAAGTACCTGGCCGAGTCGGTCAACACCGGCGACCTCACGACCCTGCTCACGCTGCACCGCGGCGGCATCCGCGTGGTGCACGACTTCACCACCGACCCGGCGGTGCTGGTGGCGGCGCTCAAGCGGGTGCGCGGCGCGCCGGGCATGAGCGAGGGCGAAAACACCATCGCGGCCGACGATCCCACGGCCGCGCTCAGCTCCGACGCGGTCGCCGCCGAATCCGACCAGCTCCAGGCCATGATTTCGCAGATGGAAGCGCGCTCGGCGCGCATGATGCGCGGCTTCTCCATCCAGTACACGCTCGACGCCTTTCAGACCATCGCGCGCGCCTACGCCGGCGTCCCCGGCCGCAAGGCGCTCATCTGGATGACCGGCAGCTTCCCGTTCCCCATGGACCAGCCCGGCGATGTGGATTCGCGCAGCTTCGGCGGCCAGTTCGAGCACGTGTTCCAGTTGCTGAACGACGCCAACATCGCGCTCTACCCGGTGGACGCGCGCGGGCTGGTGACGCTGGGGCCGAGCGCCGCCAGTTCGCTGCGTCCCAACCCGCGCAATCCGGGGGCGATGATGGCGAGCCAGGTCAGGACCCACATGAGCACGATCAGTACCATGCAGACGTTTGCCGCCATGACCGGCGGCGAGGCCTTCTACAACACCAACGACCTGAATCGAGCCGTGCGGCGCGCGTCGGAAGACTCGTCGGCTTACTACATGCTGGCGTATTACTTGAAGCCGGAGCCGGAAGACGCGAAAAAGAAACGCGATCCCTGGCGCAAGCTGACCGTGAAGGTGAAGCGCTCGGGCGCCCACGTGCGGGCGCGCAGCGGCTTCTACATTCAGCCGCCGGCCGCCGACGAGCAAACTGCCCGCACCCGCGACCTGCGCTCAGCAGTCACCTCGCCGCTCGACTACACCGCCCTGCCGCTGCAGTTGCGCTTCGGCGCCCAAAGGCCGGCAGGGAAGAAGCGCGCGGTTGAGTTCGAAATCAACGTGGCCGCCAACGCCGTGAGCATCGACGTCGCCGACAACAACCACCTGAGCCTCGAGGTTGTCGCCATGGTGAGCACGCCCGAGTCCAGCCTGGCCGACAATTTCAGGGAAACCATCGAGGGCCACGTCAAGCCGGAGAACCGCCAGAAGATCATGAGCAGCGGCATCACCTACCGCAACCTGCTCAACGTCGCCCCCGGCGAGTACTCGGTGAAGCTCGTCGTCCGCGACAACCTGAGCGGCCGCATGGGCAGCCTGCAGGCCCCGCTGACGGTCAGTCCCTGAAATCCCGAAGCGAAGCGCGGGATCCATACTTGACCTCCGCAGTTGGGTAGCGGTATGGCTCCCTCGCTGCGCTCGCCATGTCGCGCCAAGGCCGCGCTGAATCGGTTCCGCTGCATGCAACATCCAATGACCACGTTGACTTCCAATCATCTCCACCCTAGATTGGAAGCAGTTCTTTGAGCATTGCAGCCAGCGTCTCGCGCGCCAGCGCGAGCGCCACCCGAGTGGGGGCGTCACGGCTTCGACGGAAGCGCTTGCGGCTGAGAGGCATACCGGGGTGCACACGCCCGTAACTGTGGCAAGAACAACAATTGCCAATTCAAACCTGGCATACGCTGCTTAATTAACTAAGTGGCCGTCCTCCGCGGCTTTGCCTGTGGGCTGCGGAAGGGCGTCGCACAGCAGGCTGGCTTGTGGCCCCCGGTCCGAGGGCCGCCGGCAAGATCATCGGACTAGCTGACCGCGTTTCTTGTCCGTTCTGAGCGCGCTCGGCGAAAGTTTCCGGCGAAGGCCGGAAGCGGGAACGCGACTAAGTATGTAGTTCTCTCCGCCTGTGACGTTTTCGGACGCGGGTTCAACTCCCGCCGCCTCCACCAGAATCCGCGAAGCAGATTTTGGTCTCCCGGGCCTCGCGCCTCAGCTGCGACAGCACGGTTCTTGAGCATGCCCATCACCAGGGGAAATTGACGATTCTGGAAAGGTATGATTCGCTCAGTTCCGGCGCAGCGGCCCGGTTGCGCGGATCGGCCGCGGTTTGCAGGCGCACATCATTCCCAGGGCGATTGCCGGCCGGCCCCGAA
It includes:
- a CDS encoding glycerol-3-phosphate dehydrogenase/oxidase; its protein translation is MNREFSQRPPLAGQWFDVAVIGGGVNGVAIARECARAGAAVLLAEQHDFASGTTSRSTRIIHGGLRYLEHGEIGLVRESVAERERLLRQRPHLVRSLNFLLAMPPGRGRRSALGIRAGLWLYRRFGDGAPHRGPGDGEARRRFEQALDSGRRLALFSYDDAQCEFPERLVAEWLREAVAAGAEVRNHTRALRIQTSGGRVQGVLLRDQLSGAEFAIECRLVVNAGGPWADQVAAAAGLRQGARLVGGTRGSHIVLGRLPGVSSSAIYAPAADGRPVFMVPWNGQVLVGTTDIPDQGDPGRTLPTTDEIAYLLAAVNAMFPAARLGLADIAYAFAGVRPLPYAPGEAPAAISRRHFLHNHGADGAAGMVSVIGGKLTTAASLARQCARKLGYGVAEPAGAVAMADDGPDAALLEWQRRVASSAGIGKRTAHALVDWHGEHALKLARAAARDARLRAPLCEHTAHIAVEALSAVQDEYAATLADVLLRRVPVALHASWSAACTRTAANSVGAALGWTERRREEEIERFQQERAAFLVKPVPAARALAPETA
- a CDS encoding glycerophosphodiester phosphodiesterase, which translates into the protein MNAAPTRPLRLGHRGARKQAPENTFQAFDLALAHGCDGFEFDVRFTRDGRAVLCHDPKLKGAVIAECGYNRLCEAAACMVPCLEDVLSRYGKRAYLDIEIKVAGCEERVLRALREAPPERGYVVTSFQPDVLTELRRLDAKLPLGFISERRDHLAAAEGSAVQTMAPNARLLDRPMLDRFHARGRQVFVWTVNRRDDMLRFAEMGVDAIISDDTELLGSLWR
- a CDS encoding putative toxin-antitoxin system toxin component, PIN family, translating into MPRPAVVLDTNVVVSAHLNLDGFERFVLDMSIAGTILACYSDSILHEYRNVLLRPKFGLTRSLVELSLELIVRAGRRVTPGKGVSAAGDLDDNKFLECAEEARAQFLITGNKRHFPRSWRGTAVVSAREFVEILIPELE
- a CDS encoding type II toxin-antitoxin system Phd/YefM family antitoxin, whose amino-acid sequence is MATKDTPLAPKIISALTARTQFGQIMRRARQRQERFVVDRRGEPQVVIMSVRDFLKTMAPESKPLAALRAASVKSGRSRMSMRQIDKEIRAYRREEKLSRAKTGRRS
- the bshC gene encoding bacillithiol biosynthesis cysteine-adding enzyme BshC — protein: MYSECLPFTGIPHSSRLFLDYLYNLDRVRRFYAHPPLTRDWLPEQAAKVRARYAEAQRQAVANALLRQNRAWNAPPEVISNLGRLRNGALAVVTGQQVGVLGGPLYSFYKALSAVKVAAEYTAAGVESAPIFWLATEDHDFAEVSHAFLADEHGEPHRIEIASTAPPDAPVGSIRLGAEINSVLRQVEHLIGPSILEQAYAPGQTLGSAFARLLMCLFGRFGLIVLDPLDSELHQLAAPLLGNAARRADELHAGLDARGKELEASGYHAQVKVAASSSLLFSLAGGRRVAIRRSNSHFVVGDRRLTAAEFAAEVEAAPEQFSPNALLRPAMQDFLLPSVAVIAGPAEIAYWAQVAVLEDKLLGGVTPALPRFSATLVEPRCKRLLDRYQARVADLFKGVEHTRELLAGRSLPSKLEETYRNSAGALDALIAAYSTELLQLDPTLSEAASRAAAKMRYQLQRLHVRAARAGMRRHEDVVRHADRLSAALYPNKTLQERVVAGVSFVARYGPDVLDALLDVARPQCPDHQVVYL